The Aedes aegypti strain LVP_AGWG chromosome 3, AaegL5.0 Primary Assembly, whole genome shotgun sequence genome contains a region encoding:
- the LOC5575459 gene encoding uncharacterized protein LOC5575459, whose protein sequence is MFKVRRWFSWLINRSPTRYRNLCNSLNTVSSDFEFSSVENLYEEIGKHNGRDLRDHIAYNLYLRQYFYALRDSRLNANRSADDMSSVRNSDDLEGELYQFWEEDLLKRPRGRMYSPNLPRICICSCEKVWQKVAPSVSFASWDAGWVFQGDDRNMHKLARKSCERVEDRLFEGVDGYGFFNFRYY, encoded by the exons ATGTTTAAAGTTCGCCGTTGGTTTAGTTGGTTGATCAACAGATCGCCCACGCGTTATCGAAACTTGTGTAACAGCTTAAACACCGTCAGCAGTGATTTTGAATTCAGTAGCGTGGAAAATTTGTACGAAGAGATCGGGAAACATAACGGCAGGGATTTGAGGGATCACAT AGCGTACAATCTATACCTCCGGCAGTACTTCTATGCTTTACGCGACTCACGGCTGAACGCAAATCGGAGTGCCGACGATATGTCTTCTGTTCGAAACTCCGATGACCTGGAAGGAGAGCTGTATCAATTTTGGGAGGAAGACTTGCTG AAACGGCCTCGCGGAAGGATGTATTCCCCGAATTTGCCCCGGATTTGCATCTGTAGTTGCGAGAAGGTTTGGCAAAAAGTGGCTCCGTCAGTGAGTTTTGCCTCATGGGATGCTGGATGGGTGTTTCAAGGTGACGACCGAAATATGCACAAACTGGCCCGAAAATCTTGTGAACGGGTCGAGGACAGACTTTTCGAAGGCGTCGATGGGTACGGATTCTTCAACTTTCGGTATTATTGA